The following proteins are co-located in the Massilia litorea genome:
- a CDS encoding methyl-accepting chemotaxis protein, translated as MKLSRKLPLCFAAVALVVACAGLFGLSELNRSITTYGGAVTSYSQAQGVETLLSTFKTQIQEWKNTLLRGKDEAQRTKYWKAFQDGEREVAKEAAKLMASLPAGKERDLVEQFNRAHEQMGRDYRAGFEQFTAAGFDAAAGDAAVKGKDRGPSELLVKAREQIVAHTEESVAAADASSKRATFLSLIAMVLGSAAAIAAGIVVSRSIVRPLDFAVKVAETVAGGDLRARIEVTSNDETGQLLAALKHMNESLKQIVTQVRSGAETISVASNEIAQGNLDLSSRTEQQAGALEETASSMEELASTVKQNADNARQAKQLAISACDVAVKGGDVVERAVGTMAAISESSKQIVDIIGVIDGIAFQTNILALNAAVEAARAGEQGRGFAVVASEVRNLAQRSAVAAREIKGLIGASVERVEAGSALVSEAGASMTDIVASVKRVMDMMSEISAATSEQGAGIEQVNMAVTEMDTATQQNAALVEEAAAAAQALREQTMTLNEVVSVFKLDGDSSVAAAANDAPAVQFVKPAPAIRPAPRALAAAGVKRPAPQRAAAGGGDWEEF; from the coding sequence ATGAAACTGAGCCGTAAACTTCCTCTCTGCTTTGCCGCAGTCGCCCTCGTGGTGGCCTGCGCAGGCTTATTCGGTCTGTCCGAACTGAACCGCTCGATCACCACCTACGGCGGCGCCGTCACCAGCTACAGCCAGGCACAAGGCGTCGAAACGCTGCTGTCCACCTTCAAGACCCAGATCCAGGAGTGGAAGAACACGCTCCTGCGCGGCAAGGATGAAGCCCAGCGCACGAAGTACTGGAAAGCGTTCCAGGACGGCGAGCGCGAGGTCGCGAAAGAGGCGGCGAAGCTGATGGCATCTCTGCCTGCCGGCAAGGAGCGCGATCTGGTCGAACAGTTCAACCGTGCTCACGAACAGATGGGCCGCGACTACCGTGCGGGCTTCGAGCAGTTCACTGCTGCCGGTTTCGATGCGGCCGCAGGCGACGCCGCCGTCAAGGGCAAGGACCGTGGGCCCTCCGAATTGCTGGTCAAGGCACGCGAACAGATCGTCGCCCATACCGAGGAAAGCGTGGCGGCCGCCGATGCGAGCAGCAAGCGCGCCACCTTCCTCAGTCTGATTGCGATGGTGCTCGGCTCGGCCGCGGCGATCGCCGCCGGCATCGTCGTGTCGCGGTCGATCGTGCGTCCGCTGGACTTCGCAGTCAAAGTGGCCGAAACGGTGGCCGGCGGCGACCTGCGTGCCCGCATCGAGGTCACCTCGAACGATGAGACCGGCCAGCTGCTGGCCGCGCTGAAGCACATGAACGAGAGCCTGAAGCAGATCGTCACTCAGGTGCGCAGCGGCGCCGAGACGATCTCGGTGGCGTCCAATGAAATCGCCCAGGGCAACCTCGACCTGTCCTCGCGCACCGAACAGCAGGCCGGTGCGCTCGAGGAAACCGCATCCTCGATGGAAGAGCTGGCCTCGACCGTGAAGCAGAACGCCGACAATGCGCGCCAGGCCAAGCAGCTGGCGATCAGCGCCTGCGACGTCGCCGTCAAGGGCGGCGACGTGGTCGAGCGTGCGGTCGGCACGATGGCGGCGATCAGCGAATCGTCAAAGCAGATCGTCGACATCATCGGCGTGATCGACGGCATCGCCTTTCAGACCAATATCCTGGCACTCAATGCGGCCGTCGAGGCAGCGCGTGCCGGCGAACAGGGCCGCGGGTTTGCCGTGGTCGCATCGGAGGTGCGCAATCTGGCCCAGCGCTCGGCGGTAGCGGCCAGGGAAATCAAGGGCCTGATCGGGGCCTCGGTCGAACGTGTCGAAGCCGGAAGTGCGCTGGTGAGCGAGGCGGGCGCCTCCATGACCGACATCGTCGCCAGCGTCAAGCGCGTGATGGACATGATGAGCGAAATCAGCGCGGCCACGTCGGAGCAGGGCGCCGGTATCGAGCAGGTGAACATGGCCGTGACCGAGATGGACACGGCAACCCAGCAGAACGCCGCCCTGGTCGAGGAAGCGGCGGCAGCGGCCCAGGCCCTGCGCGAACAGACGATGACCCTCAATGAAGTCGTGAGCGTGTTCAAGCTCGACGGCGACAGCAGCGTGGCAGCGGCCGCTAACGATGCACCGGCGGTACAGTTCGTCAAGCCTGCGCCTGCCATCCGTCCGGCCCCGCGTGCCCTGGCAGCCGCAGGCGTCAAGCGCCCGGCACCACAGCGCGCTGCGGCCGGCGGCGGTGACTGGGAAGAGTTTTAA
- a CDS encoding nuclear transport factor 2 family protein, whose amino-acid sequence MTTLDPAAVVQAQLDAYNAKDVDALMRTYAPDAQQFVLHGPLLAQGHEVIRPRYVARFAEPDLHARLLGRTVLGNFVTDLELVTRNFPEGLGTVEMLCIYEVVEGRIQRASFATGATTLVTSP is encoded by the coding sequence ATGACGACTCTTGATCCTGCCGCCGTGGTGCAGGCCCAGCTCGACGCCTACAACGCGAAAGACGTCGACGCCCTGATGCGCACCTATGCGCCCGATGCCCAGCAGTTCGTGCTGCATGGCCCGCTGCTGGCGCAAGGCCATGAGGTCATCCGGCCGCGCTATGTCGCGCGCTTTGCCGAACCCGACCTGCACGCGCGGCTGCTCGGCCGCACCGTGCTCGGCAACTTCGTCACCGATCTCGAACTCGTCACCCGCAATTTCCCGGAAGGGCTGGGTACGGTCGAGATGCTGTGCATCTACGAGGTCGTGGAAGGGCGCATCCAGCGCGCCTCGTTTGCCACGGGCGCAACGACGCTGGTCACTTCTCCGTAG
- the nth gene encoding endonuclease III — translation MNPAKRFEIFSRFRAANPHPTTELEYTTPFELLIAVLLSAQSTDVGVNKATRRLWPVANTPQKILDLGLDELKTYISTIGLYNTKARNVIATCQILVDQYGGEVPRAREALEALPGVGRKTANVVLNTAFGEPTMAVDTHIFRVSNRTKIAPGKNVDQVEMKLLKFVPKEFLQDAHHWLILHGRYTCVARRPKCWNCIINDLCEFRDKTPAPDGLVAPDAVPPVALPAA, via the coding sequence ATGAATCCAGCCAAACGCTTCGAGATTTTTTCGCGCTTTCGCGCCGCCAATCCGCATCCGACCACCGAACTGGAATACACGACGCCGTTCGAACTGCTGATCGCCGTGCTGCTGTCGGCGCAGTCGACCGACGTCGGCGTGAACAAGGCCACGCGCCGCCTGTGGCCGGTGGCGAACACACCGCAAAAAATCCTCGATCTCGGTCTCGACGAGCTGAAAACCTATATCTCGACCATCGGCCTGTACAACACCAAGGCCAGGAACGTGATCGCGACCTGCCAGATCCTGGTGGACCAGTACGGCGGCGAAGTGCCGCGCGCGCGCGAAGCGCTGGAAGCCCTGCCGGGCGTGGGTCGCAAGACGGCGAACGTGGTCCTGAACACGGCTTTCGGCGAGCCGACGATGGCGGTCGACACCCATATCTTCCGCGTCTCGAACCGCACGAAAATCGCACCGGGCAAGAACGTCGACCAGGTCGAGATGAAACTGCTGAAATTCGTGCCGAAGGAATTCCTGCAGGACGCGCACCACTGGCTGATCCTGCACGGGCGCTATACCTGTGTCGCGCGCCGGCCGAAGTGCTGGAACTGCATCATCAACGATCTATGCGAATTCCGCGACAAGACGCCGGCGCCGGATGGCCTGGTTGCGCCGGATGCTGTGCCGCCAGTTGCGCTGCCCGCTGCCTGA
- a CDS encoding acyltransferase family protein translates to MEPSARLHSFDNLRAILMWLGIVLHVAINHTTGPSALPWRDTQTTPLADLVLLFIHAFRMPAFFILAGYFVALLVARQGYQGMLRHRLRRLALPFAVFWPILIVCTTLLMLVYVHLMAYGTPGIEVALLAKKSKMGSPFNTMHMWFIYYLIWFCVLTAVLAPAAARLPRGLRARIDALFRTLAANWWGPLLLAIPLALIGSFYRAGVLAPNGSFIPNLSELVHNGLFFVFGLYLHRHQDFLFPLLTARGWRNAAAGCVSFVLVLGALKSFVANPHGLAHIELVVAFLYNLTSWLWSLALIGLFLRYLPTQNRVLRYVSDSSYWVFLVHMLGTVGFGALLFNQPFGPLTKMALNILATTAACLVTYQVLVRYTFIGVLLNGRRQPKAVQTGVPAAVEPK, encoded by the coding sequence ATGGAGCCATCCGCACGACTGCATTCCTTCGACAACCTGCGCGCCATCCTGATGTGGCTGGGGATCGTCCTGCACGTCGCGATCAACCACACTACCGGGCCCTCGGCCCTGCCCTGGCGCGATACCCAGACCACGCCGCTGGCCGACCTGGTGCTGCTGTTCATCCATGCGTTCCGCATGCCCGCCTTCTTCATCCTGGCCGGGTATTTCGTGGCGCTGCTGGTGGCGCGGCAGGGCTACCAGGGCATGCTGAGACACAGGCTGCGCCGGCTGGCGCTGCCCTTTGCGGTCTTCTGGCCGATCCTCATCGTCTGCACGACGCTGCTCATGCTGGTCTACGTCCACCTGATGGCATATGGCACGCCAGGTATCGAGGTAGCGCTGCTCGCGAAGAAGTCGAAGATGGGTTCCCCGTTCAATACGATGCACATGTGGTTCATCTATTACCTGATCTGGTTCTGCGTGCTGACCGCCGTGCTCGCGCCGGCAGCGGCGCGGCTGCCCCGCGGGCTCAGGGCAAGGATCGACGCCTTGTTCCGCACCTTGGCCGCCAACTGGTGGGGGCCGCTGCTGCTGGCGATTCCACTGGCGCTGATCGGCTCGTTCTACCGGGCCGGCGTGCTGGCGCCGAACGGGTCCTTCATTCCGAATCTGAGCGAACTGGTGCATAACGGGCTGTTCTTCGTCTTCGGCCTCTACCTGCATCGCCACCAGGATTTCCTGTTTCCGCTGTTGACGGCCAGGGGCTGGCGCAATGCGGCCGCAGGCTGTGTCAGCTTCGTGCTGGTGCTCGGCGCCCTTAAATCTTTCGTCGCCAACCCGCATGGCCTGGCGCATATCGAACTGGTCGTCGCCTTCCTCTACAACCTGACGAGCTGGCTCTGGAGCCTGGCCCTGATCGGGCTGTTCCTGCGCTACCTGCCGACCCAGAACCGGGTATTGCGCTACGTGTCCGACAGCTCGTACTGGGTATTCCTGGTACACATGCTGGGAACGGTCGGCTTCGGCGCGCTGCTGTTCAACCAGCCGTTCGGGCCGCTGACCAAAATGGCACTGAACATTCTGGCGACGACGGCGGCTTGCCTGGTTACCTATCAGGTGCTGGTGCGGTACACCTTCATCGGCGTGCTGCTGAACGGGCGGCGCCAGCCGAAGGCGGTACAAACAGGCGTGCCGGCGGCGGTCGAACCGAAATGA
- the rpmA gene encoding 50S ribosomal protein L27, translated as MAHKKGGGTTRNGRDSESKRLGVKVYGGQAINAGGIIIRQRGTPVRPGTNVGLGKDHTLFALVDGTVKFVKQGVGSKQYVTVVAAPAAEAVAA; from the coding sequence ATGGCACACAAAAAAGGCGGCGGCACTACCCGTAACGGCCGCGACTCAGAAAGCAAGCGCCTCGGCGTGAAGGTGTACGGCGGCCAGGCGATCAACGCCGGCGGCATCATCATCCGTCAACGCGGCACCCCAGTGCGTCCAGGCACCAACGTTGGCCTGGGCAAGGATCACACCCTGTTCGCGCTGGTCGACGGCACTGTGAAGTTCGTCAAGCAAGGCGTCGGTTCGAAGCAGTACGTGACCGTCGTTGCTGCACCAGCTGCTGAAGCAGTCGCAGCGTAA
- the proB gene encoding glutamate 5-kinase, giving the protein MNAATTSAHKSVIQQAGRIIVKVGSSLVTNEGRGLDHTAIARWATQIAALRALGKEVVLVSSGAIAEGMLRLGFGSRPHDIHELQACAAVGQMGLAQIYETSFKAHGVKTAQVLLTHADLADRERYLNARATLTTLLRLGVVPIINENDTVVTDEIKFGDNDTLGALVANLIEADALVILTDQRGLYSADPRKDPGACLIERAQAGDASLEAMAGGAGSNIGSGGMLTKVLAARRAARSGAHTVIAWGREPDVLTRLAHGEAIGTELNAATTRLTARRQWMVDHLHTAGEVVLDAGAVQKLTQEGKSLLPIGVIAVKGEFGRGQVITCVDEAGRPIARGLTSYTSSEVRRIMRHSSNEIEAILGYIEGPELVHRDNLVLL; this is encoded by the coding sequence ATGAACGCTGCAACTACGTCCGCACACAAGTCCGTCATCCAGCAAGCCGGCCGCATCATCGTCAAGGTCGGCTCCTCGCTCGTCACCAACGAAGGCCGCGGCCTCGACCACACGGCGATCGCCCGTTGGGCCACCCAGATCGCCGCACTGCGCGCCCTCGGCAAGGAAGTCGTGCTGGTCAGCTCCGGCGCAATTGCCGAAGGCATGCTGCGCCTCGGTTTTGGCAGCCGCCCGCACGACATCCACGAGCTGCAGGCCTGCGCCGCCGTCGGCCAGATGGGCCTGGCCCAAATCTACGAAACCAGCTTCAAGGCGCACGGCGTCAAGACCGCGCAAGTCCTGCTCACGCACGCCGACCTGGCTGACCGCGAACGCTACCTGAACGCGCGCGCCACGCTGACGACACTGCTGCGCCTGGGCGTGGTCCCGATCATCAACGAGAACGATACCGTCGTCACCGACGAGATCAAGTTCGGCGACAACGACACCCTCGGCGCCCTGGTGGCGAACCTGATCGAAGCCGATGCGCTCGTCATCCTCACCGACCAGCGCGGCCTGTATTCGGCCGACCCGCGCAAGGACCCGGGAGCCTGCCTGATCGAACGCGCCCAGGCCGGCGACGCCAGCCTGGAAGCCATGGCCGGCGGTGCCGGCAGCAATATCGGCAGCGGCGGCATGCTGACCAAGGTGCTGGCCGCACGCCGCGCCGCGCGCTCGGGCGCCCACACGGTCATCGCCTGGGGCCGCGAGCCCGATGTCCTCACGCGCCTGGCCCATGGCGAGGCGATCGGCACAGAACTCAATGCCGCCACCACGCGCCTGACCGCGCGGCGCCAGTGGATGGTCGACCACCTGCATACGGCCGGCGAGGTCGTGCTCGATGCCGGCGCCGTGCAGAAGCTGACCCAGGAGGGAAAATCCCTGCTGCCGATCGGCGTCATCGCGGTCAAGGGCGAATTCGGGCGCGGGCAGGTGATCACCTGCGTCGACGAGGCCGGACGCCCGATCGCACGCGGCCTCACGAGCTACACCAGCAGCGAAGTGCGCCGCATCATGCGCCATTCCTCAAACGAAATTGAAGCCATCCTCGGCTATATCGAAGGACCGGAACTGGTCCACCGCGACAACCTCGTCCTCCTCTGA
- the obgE gene encoding GTPase ObgE, with translation MKFIDEARIEVIAGDGGNGCASFLREKFRPFGGPDGGDGGKGGSIWAVADRNINTLVDFRYSKTHHGRHGEPGRGSDCYGKGADDVYLRMPVGTLIIDNVNGEIIADLTEHGQTELLAKGGEGGWGNIHFKTSTNRAPRQKTEGKEGERRELRLELKVLADVGLLGMPNAGKSTFITAVSNAKPKIADYPFTTLHPNLGVVRVSHEKSFVIADIPGLIEGAAEGAGLGHQFLRHLARTGLLLHIVDLAPFEDTIDPVKEAKALIKELEKYDEDLLNKPRWLVLNKLDVVPEEERKKRVKDFIKKMAWKGPVFEISALNREGCQELINAIYLHLEEKRAQDVRVDETMQMTEEARGIVSIDPDDPRFKILED, from the coding sequence ATGAAGTTTATCGACGAAGCAAGAATTGAAGTCATTGCGGGCGACGGCGGCAACGGTTGCGCCTCGTTCCTGCGCGAGAAGTTCCGCCCCTTCGGCGGTCCCGACGGCGGCGACGGCGGCAAGGGCGGCTCGATCTGGGCGGTTGCGGACCGTAACATCAACACGCTGGTCGACTTTCGCTATTCGAAGACCCACCATGGCCGCCACGGCGAGCCGGGACGCGGTTCGGATTGCTACGGCAAGGGCGCGGACGATGTCTACCTGCGCATGCCGGTCGGTACCCTGATCATCGATAACGTCAACGGCGAAATCATCGCCGACCTGACCGAACACGGCCAGACCGAACTGCTCGCCAAGGGCGGCGAGGGCGGCTGGGGCAACATCCATTTTAAAACCTCGACCAACCGCGCACCGCGCCAGAAGACCGAGGGCAAGGAAGGCGAACGCCGCGAACTGCGCCTGGAACTGAAGGTGCTGGCCGACGTGGGCCTGCTGGGCATGCCGAACGCCGGCAAGTCGACCTTCATTACGGCCGTCTCGAACGCCAAGCCGAAGATCGCCGACTACCCGTTCACGACCCTGCACCCGAACCTCGGTGTGGTGCGCGTATCGCACGAGAAGAGTTTCGTGATCGCCGATATCCCCGGCCTGATCGAAGGCGCGGCCGAAGGCGCGGGCCTCGGCCACCAGTTCCTGCGTCACCTGGCGCGTACCGGCCTGCTGCTCCACATCGTCGACCTGGCGCCCTTCGAGGACACCATTGATCCGGTGAAGGAAGCGAAAGCGCTGATCAAGGAACTCGAGAAGTACGACGAGGACCTGCTCAACAAGCCGCGCTGGCTCGTGCTCAACAAGCTCGACGTGGTGCCGGAAGAAGAGCGCAAGAAGCGCGTCAAGGACTTCATCAAGAAGATGGCCTGGAAGGGTCCTGTCTTCGAGATCTCGGCCCTGAACCGCGAAGGCTGCCAGGAACTGATCAATGCGATCTACCTGCACCTGGAAGAGAAGCGCGCCCAGGATGTGCGCGTCGATGAAACGATGCAGATGACCGAAGAGGCGCGCGGCATCGTCTCGATCGATCCGGACGATCCTCGTTTTAAAATCCTTGAAGACTAA
- a CDS encoding MraY family glycosyltransferase gives MAVEELIYRGYELALSKIFTSALIETIALALLVSLVVCSINIVTVRWHGRYSFDLDLHGIQKVHKNMVSRTGGIALLSGVLAVPILGHFDYYPLSLQLETKTTILKLLLAATPAFLAGIIEDLTKKVSVRTRFCSIFASAILAAWLLGARLPRLDIWALDGALNWLPLSVAITAFAVVGVTNSINIVDGFHGVAGATVVIVLAGAGYLSWQAGDTLVTQLALAGIGATIGFLMLNYPTGRLFMGDGGAYFMGFWAAEVAVLTIVRNPTINAWQILSIYAYPVIEVLFSMYRRKILHDTVVGAPDRLHLHSLFYRRVACHKFKFRKYPWSRNAGVACFVAAWVSIATLTTVLIGNTIPAAVALVIIQMLIYVAVYMRLVRGHWGHCRSLAVILGLRPQPKGRAI, from the coding sequence ATGGCAGTCGAGGAATTGATTTATCGCGGGTATGAACTTGCATTATCTAAAATATTTACTTCCGCTCTGATTGAAACGATCGCTTTAGCTTTGCTTGTGAGCTTGGTGGTGTGTTCCATCAATATTGTGACTGTGCGCTGGCATGGCCGTTATTCTTTCGACCTGGACCTGCATGGTATCCAAAAAGTGCATAAAAACATGGTTTCGCGCACTGGTGGCATTGCCTTGTTGTCCGGCGTCCTGGCTGTTCCGATCTTGGGGCATTTCGATTACTACCCACTCTCGCTCCAGCTCGAAACCAAGACGACCATATTAAAACTCCTGCTGGCGGCCACGCCGGCCTTCTTGGCGGGAATAATCGAGGACCTGACCAAAAAAGTTTCTGTGCGGACGCGCTTTTGTTCGATATTTGCGAGCGCAATCCTGGCGGCATGGCTGCTGGGAGCGCGTCTGCCGCGCCTCGATATCTGGGCGCTGGACGGTGCCCTGAATTGGCTGCCGCTGTCCGTGGCCATTACCGCGTTTGCCGTAGTAGGCGTCACGAATTCGATCAACATCGTGGATGGCTTTCATGGCGTCGCCGGTGCGACCGTCGTGATTGTCCTGGCGGGAGCGGGGTATCTGTCGTGGCAGGCGGGCGATACGCTGGTAACACAGCTGGCCTTGGCTGGTATCGGCGCGACGATCGGCTTCCTGATGCTGAACTACCCGACCGGGCGCTTGTTCATGGGAGACGGAGGCGCCTATTTCATGGGATTCTGGGCTGCGGAAGTGGCCGTGTTGACGATCGTGCGCAATCCCACAATCAACGCGTGGCAAATCCTCTCGATCTACGCTTATCCCGTCATCGAAGTGCTGTTCAGCATGTATCGCCGAAAGATACTGCATGACACCGTGGTGGGCGCCCCGGATCGGCTACATCTTCACTCCCTTTTCTATCGGCGGGTGGCCTGCCACAAATTCAAGTTCAGGAAATATCCATGGAGCAGGAATGCGGGCGTCGCCTGTTTCGTGGCAGCGTGGGTCTCCATCGCCACCCTCACGACCGTGCTGATTGGTAACACCATCCCTGCGGCCGTGGCACTGGTAATCATTCAAATGCTGATCTACGTGGCGGTCTACATGAGATTGGTGCGCGGCCATTGGGGCCATTGCCGGAGCCTCGCGGTGATCCTCGGATTGCGGCCGCAGCCCAAGGGCAGGGCAATCTGA
- the rplU gene encoding 50S ribosomal protein L21, which translates to MYAVIKTGGKQYKVVAGEKLKVEQIPADIGSELTIDQVLAVGAGESIKFGAPLVEGATVLVKVVSHGRHDKVRIFKMRRRKHYQKRQGHRQNFTEIQVVSING; encoded by the coding sequence ATGTACGCGGTCATAAAAACCGGTGGCAAGCAGTATAAAGTTGTCGCTGGCGAAAAACTTAAAGTAGAACAGATACCGGCAGACATTGGTTCCGAACTCACGATCGATCAGGTCCTCGCCGTTGGCGCGGGCGAGAGCATCAAATTTGGTGCTCCCCTGGTTGAAGGTGCTACGGTTCTGGTGAAGGTCGTTTCCCATGGTCGCCACGACAAGGTCCGCATTTTCAAAATGCGCCGTCGTAAGCACTACCAGAAGCGTCAGGGCCACCGCCAGAACTTCACCGAAATCCAAGTGGTTTCGATCAACGGCTAA
- the ispB gene encoding octaprenyl diphosphate synthase, whose amino-acid sequence MSAATPHAQNNITQSIAADMDAVNTVIRQRLHSEVSLVNQIAEYIISAGGKRIRPVLVLLLANAYGYKGGAHHELAAVVEFIHTATLLHDDVVDESSMRRGRQTANALFGNAASVLVGDFLYSRSFQMMVSLENMRVMQILSDATNVIAEGEVLQLLNMHDPDVSHESYLKVIRSKTAKLFEAAAELGALVAGASSAQVAAAGEYGRSLGTAFQLIDDVLDYAGDAAEIGKNVGDDLREGKPTLPLIYLMEHGSPEQRELVRTCIEQGDEQHFDAVLSAVTSSGALDYTRREAETAARRAAESIADLPESIYKESLLQLCRFAVDRNH is encoded by the coding sequence TTGTCCGCCGCTACCCCTCACGCACAGAACAACATCACCCAATCGATCGCCGCCGACATGGATGCGGTCAACACGGTGATCCGCCAGCGCCTGCATTCGGAAGTCAGCCTGGTCAACCAGATCGCCGAATACATCATCAGCGCCGGCGGCAAGCGCATCCGCCCCGTGCTGGTACTGCTGCTGGCCAATGCCTACGGATACAAGGGTGGCGCGCACCACGAACTGGCGGCGGTCGTCGAGTTCATCCATACCGCTACCCTGCTGCACGACGACGTCGTCGACGAGTCCTCGATGCGGCGCGGGCGCCAGACGGCGAATGCATTATTTGGAAATGCCGCCTCGGTGCTGGTCGGCGACTTCCTGTATTCGCGCTCCTTCCAGATGATGGTCAGCCTGGAAAACATGCGCGTCATGCAGATCCTGTCGGACGCGACCAACGTGATCGCGGAAGGCGAAGTGCTGCAGCTGCTGAACATGCACGACCCGGACGTCAGCCACGAGAGCTACCTGAAGGTGATCCGTTCCAAGACCGCCAAGCTGTTCGAAGCGGCGGCGGAACTGGGCGCCCTGGTGGCCGGCGCCAGCAGCGCGCAAGTGGCCGCGGCCGGCGAATACGGGCGCTCGCTGGGCACGGCGTTCCAGCTGATCGACGATGTGCTCGATTACGCCGGCGACGCCGCCGAGATCGGCAAGAACGTCGGCGACGACCTGCGCGAGGGCAAGCCTACCCTGCCCCTGATCTACCTGATGGAACACGGCAGCCCGGAACAACGCGAACTGGTGCGTACCTGCATCGAGCAAGGCGACGAGCAGCATTTCGACGCCGTGCTGTCCGCCGTCACCTCCAGCGGCGCCCTCGATTACACGCGCCGCGAAGCCGAAACGGCCGCCCGCCGCGCGGCCGAATCGATCGCCGACCTGCCGGAAAGCATCTATAAAGAGAGCCTGCTGCAACTGTGCCGTTTCGCTGTTGACAGGAACCATTGA
- a CDS encoding serine hydrolase domain-containing protein, with translation MSRATPFVFSLLWAACAACALAAPDEDKLGKAQGYPVGTAKNWFYDESVRVGSFTAQGEIPGIFGGKANVLPASSAPMPLRRREGEPPIRWTLDGRKKLGVDDYLARQRIMGLLIIKDGVVQVERYQYERTPQQRFVSNSMAKSLVSLAIGIARQEGKIASLDDRADKYAPKLAGTLYGETTIRNLLRMSSGAHFEERYDGKDDLERFARAVIQGGVEEAAGVITERDAPQGSRFSYASAETEIMAAVLRGATGSNLSDYLGTRLWQAIGAETPALWRADRTGLERAAGNFNATLRDYGRLGIVLANDGARPDDPQHRQVIPRDYLLEATDWRRAPDAFHPQVATPYYGYGYQFWTFPGEKRRFAMLGVYGQMIFIDPELKLVMVQTAANATAKAGQTSLGKEADAFWRGVVAHYDRW, from the coding sequence ATGTCGCGCGCAACACCGTTCGTATTCTCCCTGCTGTGGGCTGCATGTGCGGCCTGCGCCCTTGCCGCCCCGGATGAAGACAAGCTGGGGAAGGCGCAAGGCTACCCGGTCGGCACCGCAAAAAACTGGTTCTATGACGAATCGGTGCGCGTCGGTTCGTTTACGGCGCAAGGCGAGATTCCGGGTATTTTTGGCGGCAAGGCCAACGTCCTGCCGGCGAGCAGCGCGCCGATGCCCTTGCGCCGGCGCGAGGGGGAGCCGCCGATCCGCTGGACGCTCGACGGGCGCAAAAAACTGGGCGTCGACGACTACCTGGCGCGCCAGCGCATCATGGGCCTGCTGATCATCAAGGACGGCGTGGTACAGGTCGAGCGCTACCAGTACGAGCGCACGCCGCAGCAGCGCTTTGTGTCGAATTCGATGGCCAAGTCGCTCGTCTCGCTGGCAATCGGCATCGCCCGGCAGGAAGGCAAGATCGCCTCGCTCGACGACCGCGCCGACAAATATGCGCCGAAGCTGGCCGGCACCCTGTACGGCGAAACGACGATCCGCAATCTGCTGCGCATGTCCTCGGGCGCACACTTCGAGGAGCGCTACGACGGCAAGGACGACCTCGAGCGCTTTGCCCGCGCCGTCATCCAGGGCGGGGTCGAGGAAGCGGCCGGGGTGATCACCGAACGCGACGCGCCGCAGGGCAGCCGTTTTTCCTACGCCAGCGCCGAAACGGAAATCATGGCGGCCGTCCTGCGCGGTGCAACCGGGAGCAATCTGAGCGACTATCTCGGCACCCGCCTGTGGCAGGCGATCGGCGCCGAGACGCCGGCGCTGTGGCGCGCCGATCGGACCGGCCTTGAACGCGCCGCCGGAAATTTCAACGCCACGCTGCGCGACTACGGGCGCCTGGGCATTGTTTTGGCCAACGACGGCGCCCGTCCCGACGATCCCCAGCACCGGCAGGTCATCCCGCGCGACTACCTGCTCGAGGCCACCGACTGGCGCCGTGCGCCTGACGCCTTCCATCCCCAGGTAGCGACGCCGTATTACGGCTACGGTTACCAGTTCTGGACCTTCCCGGGCGAGAAGAGGCGGTTCGCCATGCTGGGCGTGTACGGCCAGATGATCTTCATCGATCCGGAACTGAAACTGGTGATGGTGCAGACGGCGGCCAACGCGACCGCCAAGGCCGGGCAAACGTCCCTGGGCAAGGAAGCCGATGCCTTCTGGCGCGGCGTGGTGGCGCATTACGACCGCTGGTAG